The following coding sequences are from one Ramlibacter henchirensis window:
- a CDS encoding protein kinase domain-containing protein has translation MTTILVVEDDDAIRSNIVRLLKLEGFDIVAAPNGALGLQSAREARPDIVISDIGMPEMDGFALLEAIRADARLASTPVMLLTALDDRASMRRGMTAGADDYLAKPFTRVELLEALQALMRRKESRSNGLRSHELAPAQEPLRLRGYRLTRKIGAGGMTDVYLAEREKDALAVVLKVLDARGRRAAEHLSRFIQEYTLLSRIDHPNVVRIYDQGFTDDHAYIAMEYFPQGDLRAELGAGMSLQRVLDVLAQVARALSAIHARGVIHRDLKPENIMRRADDTVALADFGIAKSLLNADNLALSHTKHGDVVGTPYYLSPEQAAGRAVTPLSDLYSLGVMMFEMLAGQRPFQAGTLDLLLAHHLSAPTPQLPATHARLQPILERLMAKAPQDRFADADAFLAELQALPLPRTPAPPR, from the coding sequence ATGACCACCATCCTCGTCGTCGAGGACGACGATGCCATCCGCTCCAACATCGTGCGGCTGCTCAAGCTCGAGGGCTTCGACATCGTCGCGGCCCCGAATGGTGCCTTGGGCCTGCAGAGCGCCCGCGAAGCACGGCCCGACATCGTGATCTCGGACATCGGCATGCCCGAGATGGACGGTTTCGCCTTGCTGGAGGCCATCCGCGCCGACGCCCGCCTGGCCTCCACGCCCGTGATGCTGCTGACGGCGCTGGACGACCGCGCGAGCATGCGCCGCGGCATGACGGCCGGCGCCGACGACTACCTGGCCAAGCCCTTCACCCGCGTCGAGCTTCTCGAGGCCTTGCAGGCGCTGATGCGCCGCAAGGAGTCGCGGTCGAACGGGCTCAGGAGCCACGAGCTCGCGCCCGCCCAGGAGCCGCTGCGCCTGCGCGGCTACCGGCTCACGCGCAAGATCGGCGCCGGCGGCATGACGGACGTTTACCTTGCGGAGCGGGAGAAGGATGCCCTGGCCGTGGTGCTGAAGGTGCTGGACGCCCGCGGCCGCCGCGCCGCCGAGCACCTGTCGCGCTTCATCCAGGAGTACACGCTGCTGTCGCGCATCGACCATCCGAACGTGGTGCGCATCTACGACCAGGGCTTCACCGACGACCACGCGTACATCGCGATGGAATATTTTCCCCAGGGTGACCTGCGCGCGGAACTCGGCGCGGGCATGTCGCTGCAGCGCGTGCTCGACGTGCTGGCGCAGGTCGCGCGGGCGCTGTCGGCGATCCATGCGCGGGGCGTGATCCACCGCGACCTGAAGCCCGAGAACATCATGCGGCGCGCGGACGACACCGTGGCCCTGGCCGATTTCGGCATCGCCAAGTCGCTGCTGAACGCCGACAACCTCGCGCTGAGCCACACGAAGCATGGCGACGTGGTGGGCACGCCGTACTACCTCAGTCCCGAGCAGGCGGCGGGCCGCGCGGTCACGCCACTGTCGGACCTGTACAGCCTGGGCGTGATGATGTTCGAGATGCTGGCCGGGCAGCGGCCTTTCCAGGCCGGGACGCTGGACCTGCTGCTCGCGCATCACCTGAGCGCGCCGACGCCGCAATTGCCCGCAACGCACGCACGGCTGCAGCCGATCCTCGAGCGCCTGATGGCCAAGGCGCCGCAGGACCGGTTTGCCGACGCGGATGCGTTCCTCGCTGAGCTGCAGGCGCTGCCACTGCCGCGCACGCCGGCGCCGCCGCGCTGA
- the tldD gene encoding metalloprotease TldD produces MISREPTLERLATAQRLLLEPFGLNESHLSRALAEITAHQVDDADLYFQYTRSEGWSLEEGIVKTGSFSIDQGVGVRAVSGEKTAFAYSDDISEASLLDAARTVRSISSSSSSGRANVADKKVAASRSLYPAVDPIATLDSTAKVQLLERAEKLARAKDPRIVQVMAGLASEWDVVMVARADGTLAADVRPLVRLSITVIAEQNGRREVGSSGGGGRFGLAYFDDQHVQEYVDDAVTAALTNLESRPAPAGEMTVVLGPGWPGILLHEAIGHGLEGDFNRKGSSAFSGRVGQRVAARGVTVLDDGTISDRRGSLNVDDEGNPSQRNVLIEDGILRGYIQDSLNARLMGVAPTGNGRRESYAHIPMPRMTNTYMLGGDKAPEEIVASIKKGLYATNFGGGQVDITSGKFVFSASEAFWVENGRIQYPVKGATIVGNGPDALTRVTMIGNDMRLDSGVGTCGKEGQSVPVGVGQPTLRIDGLTVGGTA; encoded by the coding sequence ATGATCTCCCGCGAACCCACCCTGGAGCGCCTGGCCACCGCGCAGCGCCTCCTGCTCGAGCCGTTCGGGCTCAACGAATCCCATCTGTCACGCGCCCTGGCCGAGATCACGGCCCACCAGGTCGACGACGCCGACCTCTACTTCCAGTACACCCGCAGCGAGGGCTGGAGCCTGGAGGAGGGCATCGTCAAGACCGGCAGCTTCAGCATCGACCAGGGCGTCGGCGTGCGCGCCGTCAGCGGCGAGAAGACCGCCTTCGCCTATTCCGACGACATCTCCGAAGCGTCGCTGCTGGACGCCGCGCGCACCGTGCGCTCGATCTCGTCCTCCTCGAGTTCGGGCCGCGCGAACGTCGCGGACAAGAAGGTCGCCGCCAGCCGCTCGCTCTATCCCGCCGTCGACCCGATCGCCACGCTCGACAGCACGGCCAAGGTGCAGCTGCTGGAAAGAGCCGAGAAGCTCGCCCGTGCCAAGGACCCGCGCATCGTCCAGGTCATGGCGGGCCTGGCCAGCGAATGGGATGTGGTGATGGTGGCGCGCGCCGACGGCACGCTGGCCGCCGACGTGCGTCCGCTGGTGCGCCTCTCGATCACCGTCATCGCCGAGCAGAACGGCCGCCGGGAAGTGGGCTCCAGCGGCGGCGGCGGCCGCTTCGGCCTGGCGTACTTCGACGACCAGCATGTGCAGGAATACGTGGACGACGCGGTCACCGCGGCGCTGACCAACCTCGAATCGCGCCCCGCGCCGGCCGGCGAGATGACGGTGGTGCTCGGCCCGGGCTGGCCCGGCATCCTGCTGCACGAGGCCATCGGCCACGGGCTGGAGGGCGACTTCAACCGCAAGGGCTCGAGCGCGTTCTCCGGACGCGTGGGCCAGCGCGTCGCGGCCCGGGGCGTGACGGTGCTGGACGACGGCACGATCTCCGACCGGCGCGGCTCGCTCAACGTCGACGACGAGGGCAACCCGAGCCAGCGCAATGTGCTGATCGAGGACGGCATCCTGCGCGGCTACATCCAGGATTCGCTCAACGCCCGCCTGATGGGGGTGGCGCCCACGGGCAACGGGCGGCGCGAGAGCTACGCGCACATCCCGATGCCGCGGATGACCAATACCTACATGCTGGGCGGCGACAAGGCGCCGGAAGAGATCGTCGCCAGCATCAAGAAGGGCCTGTACGCCACCAATTTCGGCGGCGGCCAGGTCGACATCACCTCGGGCAAGTTCGTGTTCTCCGCGAGCGAGGCGTTCTGGGTCGAGAACGGCAGGATCCAGTACCCCGTGAAGGGCGCCACCATCGTGGGCAACGGCCCGGACGCGCTGACGCGCGTGACCATGATCGGCAACGACATGCGGCTGGACAGCGGCGTCGGCACCTGCGGCAAGGAAGGCCAGAGCGTGCCGGTCGGCGTCGGCCAGCCCACGCTGCGCATCGACGGCCTGACCGTCGGCGGCACGGCCTGA
- a CDS encoding 3-deoxy-7-phosphoheptulonate synthase, protein MNAHPAASEPWYAHPVDKTSETDDERIKDITVLPPPEHLIRFFPIRGTAVEGLITDTRRRIHDIMAGTDDRLLVVIGPCSIHDPNAALDYARRLKEVRGKFADTLEIVMRVYFEKPRTTVGWKGLINDPYLDETYRIDEGLRIARQLLIEINRLGLPAGSEFLDVISPQYIGDLISWGAIGARTTESQVHRELASGLSAPIGFKNGTDGNIRIATDAIQAAARGHHFLSVHKNGQVAIVQTNGNRDCHVILRGGKSPNYDADSVATACRDLEAAKLPPRLMVDCSHANSSKQHEKQLAVARDIAGQIAAGSRSVFGVMVESHLNAGAQKFTPGQDQAAQLEYGKSITDACLGWSDSVELLGVLSQAVDARRKR, encoded by the coding sequence ATGAATGCCCACCCCGCCGCCAGCGAGCCCTGGTATGCGCACCCCGTCGACAAGACCAGCGAAACCGACGATGAACGCATCAAGGACATCACCGTGCTGCCTCCTCCCGAGCACCTGATCCGCTTCTTCCCGATCCGCGGGACGGCGGTGGAAGGCCTGATCACCGATACGCGCCGGCGCATCCACGACATCATGGCCGGCACCGACGACCGGCTGCTGGTGGTGATCGGCCCGTGCTCGATCCACGACCCGAATGCGGCCCTCGACTACGCGCGGCGCCTGAAGGAAGTGCGCGGCAAGTTCGCCGACACGCTGGAGATCGTGATGCGCGTGTACTTCGAGAAGCCGCGCACCACGGTGGGCTGGAAGGGCTTGATCAACGACCCGTACCTCGACGAGACGTACCGCATCGACGAGGGCCTGCGCATCGCGCGGCAACTGCTCATCGAGATCAACCGCCTCGGGCTGCCCGCGGGCAGCGAGTTCCTCGACGTGATCTCGCCGCAATACATCGGCGACCTGATCTCCTGGGGCGCGATCGGCGCGCGCACGACCGAGAGCCAGGTGCACCGCGAGCTGGCCTCCGGGCTTTCCGCGCCGATCGGCTTCAAGAACGGCACGGACGGCAACATCCGCATCGCCACCGACGCGATCCAGGCCGCGGCCCGCGGGCACCACTTCCTCTCGGTGCACAAGAACGGCCAAGTGGCGATCGTGCAGACGAACGGCAACCGCGACTGCCACGTCATCCTGCGTGGCGGCAAGTCGCCCAACTACGACGCGGACAGCGTCGCCACCGCCTGCCGCGACCTCGAAGCGGCCAAGCTGCCGCCGCGCCTGATGGTCGATTGCAGCCACGCCAACAGCAGCAAGCAGCATGAGAAGCAACTGGCGGTGGCCCGCGACATCGCGGGGCAGATCGCGGCCGGTTCGCGCAGTGTCTTCGGGGTGATGGTGGAAAGCCACCTGAACGCGGGCGCGCAGAAGTTCACCCCGGGGCAGGACCAAGCCGCGCAGCTCGAGTACGGCAAAAGCATTACGGATGCTTGCCTCGGATGGAGCGATTCCGTGGAGCTTCTCGGCGTGCTGTCGCAAGCCGTCGACGCGCGGCGCAAGCGCTGA
- the mpl gene encoding UDP-N-acetylmuramate:L-alanyl-gamma-D-glutamyl-meso-diaminopimelate ligase, with protein MHIHILGICGTFMGGVAALAREAGHRVTGCDAGVYPPMSDQLRALGIDLIEGFSADQLAIKPDVWVIGNVVSRARQSDGTPRYPLMEAILEQGSRYTSGPQWLAENVLHGRHVLAVAGTHGKTTTTSMLAWILEHAGQSPGFLVGGVPVNFGVSARLGTEGSFVIEADEYDTAFFDKRSKFVHYRPRTAVLNNLEFDHADIFDDLAAIERQFHHLVRTVPPSGRVVVNGLEESLARVLHQGCWSEVRSFGATVSDYTAEGDPGAFDVMLRGERVGRVEWDLSGVHNQLNALAAIAAAEHVGVPPAAAARALREFRNVKRRMELRGEVRGIKVYDDFAHHPTAIRTTVEGLRRKLGPQGGRILAVFEPRSNTMKLGTMKAQLPWSLEQADLAFCHGGGLGWDAREALAPMGRRAAVGDTIDQLVEMTIAAARPGDHLVCMSNGGFGGIHGRLLEALAR; from the coding sequence ATGCACATCCATATCCTGGGCATCTGCGGCACCTTCATGGGCGGTGTCGCGGCCCTCGCCCGTGAAGCCGGGCACCGGGTGACGGGCTGCGACGCCGGCGTCTACCCGCCGATGAGCGACCAGCTGCGCGCCCTGGGCATCGACCTTATCGAAGGATTCTCCGCCGACCAGCTCGCAATCAAGCCCGACGTGTGGGTCATCGGCAACGTGGTCTCGCGCGCCCGCCAGAGCGACGGGACGCCGCGCTACCCGCTCATGGAAGCGATCCTCGAACAGGGCTCGCGCTACACCAGTGGGCCCCAATGGCTGGCCGAGAACGTGCTGCACGGCCGCCACGTGCTGGCGGTCGCGGGCACGCATGGCAAGACCACCACGACGTCGATGCTCGCGTGGATCCTCGAGCACGCAGGCCAGTCGCCGGGTTTCCTGGTGGGCGGCGTGCCGGTGAACTTCGGCGTGTCGGCGCGCCTGGGCACCGAAGGAAGCTTCGTGATCGAGGCGGACGAGTACGACACGGCCTTCTTCGACAAGCGCAGCAAGTTCGTGCACTACCGGCCACGCACGGCGGTCCTGAACAACCTCGAGTTCGACCACGCGGACATCTTCGACGACCTCGCCGCCATCGAGCGGCAGTTCCACCATCTCGTGCGCACCGTGCCGCCTTCAGGCCGCGTCGTGGTCAACGGGCTGGAAGAAAGCCTGGCCCGCGTGCTGCACCAGGGCTGCTGGAGCGAGGTTCGCAGCTTCGGCGCGACGGTGAGCGACTACACGGCCGAAGGCGACCCGGGCGCGTTCGACGTGATGTTGCGCGGCGAGCGCGTGGGCCGCGTCGAATGGGACCTGAGCGGCGTCCACAACCAGCTCAATGCGCTGGCCGCCATCGCGGCGGCCGAGCATGTGGGCGTGCCGCCCGCCGCCGCGGCCCGCGCGCTGCGCGAGTTCCGCAACGTGAAGCGCCGGATGGAACTGCGCGGCGAGGTGCGCGGCATCAAGGTCTATGACGACTTCGCGCACCACCCGACCGCGATCCGCACGACCGTCGAAGGACTTCGCCGCAAGCTCGGTCCGCAGGGCGGCCGCATCCTGGCCGTGTTCGAGCCGCGCAGCAACACGATGAAGCTGGGGACCATGAAGGCCCAGCTCCCCTGGAGCCTGGAGCAGGCCGACCTGGCGTTCTGCCACGGCGGCGGGCTGGGCTGGGATGCCCGCGAGGCCCTCGCGCCCATGGGCAGGCGCGCCGCAGTGGGCGACACGATCGATCAGCTGGTGGAGATGACGATTGCGGCGGCCCGCCCTGGGGATCATCTCGTGTGCATGAGCAACGGGGGCTTCGGCGGCATCCATGGCCGCCTGCTGGAAGCGCTGGCGCGCTGA
- a CDS encoding TlpA family protein disulfide reductase gives MTAQGVVNATDVKRRRWLTIAVGGAAAVAGGGFAWWRLRPAETSMPAPDEFWRASFDTPTGTSISMASFRGRPLLLNFWATWCPPCIEEMPLLDTFQQQQAGRGWQVVGLAIDQPSAVRQFLAKRPVRFPIGLAALGGTELGKQLGNLSGGLPFTVVFGPDGSIRQRRMGKVSRADLDRWAAAA, from the coding sequence ATGACGGCCCAAGGCGTCGTGAACGCGACCGATGTGAAACGGCGGCGCTGGCTGACCATCGCGGTGGGCGGCGCCGCCGCCGTGGCGGGCGGCGGCTTCGCCTGGTGGCGGCTGCGGCCGGCCGAGACCTCCATGCCCGCGCCGGACGAGTTCTGGCGCGCGAGCTTCGACACGCCGACGGGCACGTCGATTTCCATGGCCAGCTTTCGCGGCAGGCCCTTGCTGCTGAATTTCTGGGCGACCTGGTGTCCGCCCTGCATCGAGGAGATGCCGCTGCTGGATACCTTCCAGCAGCAACAGGCAGGCCGCGGCTGGCAGGTCGTCGGCCTCGCGATCGACCAGCCCAGCGCGGTCCGGCAATTCCTGGCCAAGCGGCCGGTGCGGTTCCCCATCGGCCTGGCTGCGCTGGGCGGCACCGAGCTGGGCAAGCAGCTGGGTAACCTGAGCGGCGGGCTGCCGTTCACGGTCGTGTTCGGTCCGGACGGCTCGATACGGCAGCGTAGAATGGGCAAGGTGTCGCGCGCCGACCTCGACCGGTGGGCCGCCGCGGCCTGA
- the accB gene encoding acetyl-CoA carboxylase biotin carboxyl carrier protein gives MDLRKLKTLIDLVSESNVSELEITEAEGKVRIVKGGVPMVQQMPAPVAQTMAAPAIAGQGAAQSAPVPAPAPAAPAGHSVKSPMVGTFYRASSPGAKPFVEVGSQVKEGETICIIEAMKILNEIEADKSGTVTQILCENGQAVEYGQPLFVIE, from the coding sequence ATGGACCTGCGAAAACTCAAGACGCTGATCGACCTGGTCTCCGAGTCGAACGTCTCCGAACTCGAGATCACCGAAGCGGAAGGCAAGGTCCGCATCGTCAAGGGCGGTGTCCCGATGGTGCAGCAGATGCCGGCGCCGGTCGCCCAAACCATGGCGGCTCCCGCCATTGCAGGCCAGGGCGCAGCGCAGTCCGCCCCTGTCCCGGCGCCCGCTCCCGCGGCTCCCGCAGGCCACTCCGTCAAGTCGCCCATGGTCGGCACCTTCTACCGCGCCTCCAGTCCCGGCGCCAAGCCGTTCGTGGAGGTGGGCAGCCAGGTCAAGGAAGGCGAGACCATCTGCATCATCGAGGCGATGAAGATCCTCAACGAGATCGAAGCCGACAAGTCCGGGACGGTCACCCAGATCCTTTGCGAGAACGGGCAGGCGGTCGAATACGGCCAGCCGCTGTTCGTCATCGAGTGA
- the accC gene encoding acetyl-CoA carboxylase biotin carboxylase subunit, with amino-acid sequence MFKKILVANRGEIALRVQRACRELGIKAVMVYSEADRDAKYVKLAEEAVCIGPAPSPQSYLNMPAIISAAEVTDAEAIHPGYGFLSENADFAERVEKSGFQFIGPTPESIRMMGDKVSAKQAMIKAGVPCVPGSEGELPDDPAVIRKTARAIGYPVIIKAAGGGGGRGMRVVHTEAALINAVQMTKAEAGAAFGNPAVYMEKFLQDPRHIEIQVLADKHRNAVYLGERDCSMQRRHQKIIEEAPAPGIPRKLIEKIGDRCAAACKKIGYRGAGTFEFLYENGEFYFIEMNTRVQVEHPVTELVTGVDIVKTQIMVAAGEKLPFTQRDVQLRGHAIECRVNAEDPYKFIPSPGRITLWHAPGGPGVRVDSHVYNNYFVPPNYDSMIGKIIVHGDTREQALARMRTALLETVVEGINTNIPLHRELMVDAKFMTGGTNIHYLEQWLSQHKR; translated from the coding sequence ATGTTCAAGAAGATCCTGGTCGCGAACCGCGGCGAGATTGCCCTGCGGGTCCAACGAGCCTGTCGCGAACTCGGAATCAAGGCCGTGATGGTCTATTCCGAAGCCGACCGCGACGCCAAGTACGTCAAGCTGGCAGAGGAGGCCGTCTGCATCGGGCCCGCGCCTTCGCCGCAAAGCTACCTCAACATGCCCGCCATCATCTCGGCGGCCGAGGTCACCGACGCGGAGGCCATCCATCCGGGCTACGGCTTCCTCTCCGAGAACGCCGACTTCGCCGAGCGGGTGGAGAAGAGCGGCTTCCAGTTCATCGGCCCGACGCCGGAATCGATCCGCATGATGGGCGACAAGGTTTCGGCCAAGCAGGCCATGATCAAGGCGGGCGTGCCCTGCGTGCCGGGCTCCGAAGGCGAATTGCCGGACGACCCCGCCGTGATCCGCAAGACCGCTCGCGCGATCGGCTACCCGGTGATCATCAAGGCCGCCGGCGGTGGCGGCGGGCGCGGCATGCGCGTGGTCCACACCGAGGCGGCCCTGATCAACGCGGTGCAGATGACCAAGGCCGAGGCCGGCGCGGCCTTCGGCAATCCGGCGGTCTACATGGAGAAGTTCCTCCAGGACCCGCGGCACATCGAGATCCAGGTGCTGGCCGACAAGCACCGCAATGCCGTCTACCTGGGCGAGCGCGACTGCTCCATGCAGCGGCGCCACCAGAAGATCATCGAGGAAGCGCCGGCGCCGGGCATCCCGCGCAAGCTGATCGAGAAGATCGGCGACCGCTGCGCCGCCGCCTGCAAGAAGATTGGTTACCGCGGCGCGGGCACGTTCGAGTTCCTGTACGAGAACGGCGAGTTCTATTTCATCGAGATGAACACGCGCGTGCAGGTCGAGCATCCGGTGACCGAGCTCGTGACCGGCGTGGACATCGTCAAGACGCAGATCATGGTGGCGGCCGGCGAGAAGCTGCCGTTCACGCAGCGCGACGTCCAGCTGCGCGGCCACGCCATCGAATGCAGGGTGAACGCGGAGGATCCCTACAAGTTCATTCCTTCGCCCGGCCGCATCACGCTGTGGCACGCCCCCGGCGGCCCCGGCGTGCGGGTCGACTCGCACGTCTACAACAACTACTTCGTGCCGCCCAACTACGACTCGATGATCGGCAAGATCATCGTGCACGGCGACACGCGGGAGCAGGCGCTCGCGCGCATGCGCACCGCGCTGCTGGAGACGGTCGTCGAAGGCATCAACACCAACATCCCGCTGCACCGCGAGCTGATGGTGGATGCCAAGTTCATGACCGGCGGCACCAACATCCACTACCTCGAGCAGTGGCTGTCGCAGCACAAGCGATGA
- the prmA gene encoding 50S ribosomal protein L11 methyltransferase gives MFELRLLCAEAQVESLGDALEALDALSVSVEDADAQTDAEQALFGEPGLPPPREGWQRSRVLALFQRREQAEDAVRLLQAQDFFAGCKVLGLEEVQEQDWVRLTQSQFAPVDITPHFWIVPSWHEPPAQAKQVIRLDPGLAFGTGTHPTTRMCLRWIARNPPRAQRVLDYGCGSGILAIGAAKFGASEVDAVDIDEAAVRATQDNAQANDVTLRTGLPDMAKGRYQTVLANILATPLKVLAPLLCGHVAPGGALVLAGILERQEDELRQAYAPHARLEVSDREDGWILMTARL, from the coding sequence GTGTTCGAGCTTCGCCTGCTCTGCGCTGAAGCCCAGGTCGAGAGCCTGGGCGATGCGCTGGAGGCGCTCGACGCCCTGAGCGTCTCGGTGGAAGACGCCGACGCGCAGACCGATGCCGAGCAGGCGCTGTTCGGCGAGCCCGGATTGCCGCCGCCGCGAGAAGGCTGGCAACGCTCCCGTGTGCTGGCGCTGTTTCAGCGGCGCGAGCAGGCCGAAGACGCGGTCCGGCTGCTGCAGGCGCAGGACTTCTTCGCCGGCTGCAAGGTGCTGGGCCTCGAAGAAGTGCAGGAGCAGGACTGGGTGCGCCTGACGCAGTCGCAGTTCGCACCCGTGGACATCACGCCGCATTTCTGGATCGTGCCCAGCTGGCATGAACCGCCGGCGCAGGCGAAGCAGGTGATCCGGCTGGACCCCGGCCTCGCCTTCGGAACGGGCACGCATCCGACGACGCGAATGTGCCTGCGGTGGATCGCGCGGAATCCGCCACGCGCGCAGCGCGTGCTCGACTACGGCTGCGGCTCGGGCATCCTGGCGATCGGCGCCGCGAAGTTCGGCGCGAGCGAAGTCGATGCGGTGGACATCGACGAGGCAGCGGTTCGCGCGACACAGGACAACGCGCAGGCCAACGACGTGACGCTGCGCACCGGCCTGCCCGACATGGCGAAGGGCCGGTACCAGACGGTGCTGGCCAACATCCTGGCCACGCCGCTGAAAGTGCTGGCCCCGCTGCTGTGCGGGCACGTGGCGCCCGGCGGCGCGCTGGTGCTCGCCGGCATCCTCGAGCGCCAGGAGGATGAACTCAGGCAGGCCTATGCGCCGCACGCGCGGCTCGAAGTGTCGGACCGGGAGGACGGCTGGATCCTCATGACGGCCCGGCTCTGA
- a CDS encoding DUF3426 domain-containing protein, translating to MSMITGCPACGTMFRVVPDQLKISEGWVRCGHCGEVFDAAAHLKPEPAVPPEMTAPAAEAPRPSSETAPDTEPVEVEPIPAEPVDAEPVRADVLPEDGSEPTATLFRRQDSGDAAKSADFVIDVEAHEPTGAAFSPSVAPPQARARPIPGEPLDETELEDVSFVRQARRRAFWRRPAVRVALLIAALVLGLLLAAQYAVQERNRLAAVNPGMRPWLALLCQPLGCTIGPPQRIESVVIESSGFTRLRADAFRLSFSVRNQSAEPVAVPALQLTLTDLQEQAVLQRVLTPRELGATSDTIAPASEFAGSVVVTVSAANNAARVAGYRVLAFYP from the coding sequence ATGAGCATGATCACCGGGTGTCCGGCTTGCGGGACGATGTTCAGGGTCGTGCCCGACCAGCTGAAGATCTCCGAAGGCTGGGTGCGCTGCGGCCACTGCGGCGAGGTGTTCGATGCCGCCGCGCACCTGAAGCCGGAGCCTGCCGTGCCGCCGGAGATGACCGCGCCCGCCGCAGAGGCCCCGCGGCCTTCTTCGGAGACAGCGCCCGACACGGAGCCGGTCGAGGTGGAGCCGATCCCGGCCGAGCCGGTGGACGCCGAACCTGTGCGCGCGGACGTCCTTCCCGAGGACGGGTCCGAACCCACCGCAACCCTTTTCCGCCGGCAGGACAGCGGCGACGCGGCGAAGTCGGCCGATTTCGTCATCGATGTCGAAGCCCACGAGCCCACCGGTGCCGCGTTCAGTCCCAGCGTTGCGCCGCCGCAAGCTCGCGCACGGCCGATCCCGGGTGAGCCGCTTGACGAGACCGAGCTCGAAGACGTTTCCTTCGTCCGGCAGGCGCGCCGCCGGGCGTTCTGGCGCAGGCCGGCCGTGCGCGTCGCGCTCTTGATCGCGGCCTTGGTGTTGGGGCTCTTGCTGGCCGCCCAGTACGCCGTGCAGGAGCGCAATCGCCTTGCTGCGGTGAACCCGGGAATGAGGCCCTGGTTGGCGCTGCTGTGCCAGCCGCTGGGCTGCACGATCGGGCCGCCCCAGCGCATCGAGTCGGTCGTGATCGAGAGCAGCGGCTTCACGCGTTTGCGCGCCGACGCCTTCCGCCTGAGCTTCTCCGTGCGCAACCAGTCCGCCGAGCCGGTGGCGGTGCCCGCGCTGCAGCTCACGCTCACCGACTTGCAGGAGCAGGCGGTGCTGCAGCGGGTGCTCACGCCGCGCGAGCTGGGCGCCACTTCGGACACCATCGCGCCCGCTTCCGAGTTCGCCGGCAGCGTGGTGGTCACCGTGAGTGCGGCCAACAACGCGGCGCGCGTCGCGGGCTATCGCGTGCTGGCCTTCTATCCCTGA